The following are encoded together in the Mesoterricola sediminis genome:
- the truA gene encoding tRNA pseudouridine(38-40) synthase TruA → MTRPYFLRCAYVGSGFSGFQIQTTLRSVQGELWRALRAFDPDAPMPQGTGRTDAGVHARAQGVLVQLARDWDPYRLLAAFNAHLERDVRIMKAQAAPEAFFPRAHAVAKRYVYRIQEGPAEDPFLRPFRWHVHGAAPLDRAAMARAASALVGLHDFSTFRHHECAASSTVKRVHAVRLEGEGPSLDLVFEGNRFLMHMVRIMAGTLVEVGKGRIPAGEMPAILAARDRRRAGITAPPHGLCLEEVWYQARWGVGEPSPWPEEEGLS, encoded by the coding sequence ATGACCCGCCCCTACTTCCTCCGGTGCGCCTACGTCGGCTCGGGCTTCTCCGGCTTCCAGATCCAGACCACGCTGCGGAGCGTGCAGGGCGAGCTGTGGCGCGCCCTCCGGGCCTTCGACCCCGACGCGCCCATGCCCCAGGGCACGGGGCGCACCGACGCGGGCGTCCATGCCCGCGCCCAGGGCGTCCTCGTCCAGCTGGCCCGGGACTGGGATCCCTACCGCCTCCTGGCGGCCTTCAACGCCCACCTGGAGCGGGATGTGCGGATCATGAAAGCCCAGGCCGCGCCGGAGGCCTTCTTCCCCCGCGCCCACGCCGTGGCCAAGCGCTACGTCTACCGCATCCAGGAAGGGCCCGCGGAGGATCCCTTCCTCCGGCCCTTCCGGTGGCACGTCCACGGGGCGGCCCCCCTCGACCGCGCAGCCATGGCGCGGGCGGCCTCGGCCCTGGTCGGCCTCCACGACTTCTCCACCTTCCGCCACCACGAATGCGCGGCGTCCTCCACCGTGAAGCGGGTGCACGCCGTGCGCCTGGAAGGGGAGGGACCCTCCCTGGACCTGGTTTTCGAGGGCAACCGCTTCCTCATGCACATGGTCCGGATCATGGCCGGAACGCTGGTGGAGGTGGGCAAGGGCCGGATTCCCGCGGGGGAGATGCCCGCCATCCTCGCCGCCCGGGACCGCCGGCGGGCCGGGATCACCGCGCCGCCCCACGGCCTCTGCCTGGAGGAGGTCTGGTACCAGGCGCGCTGGGGTGTCGGGGAGCCCTCCCCCTGGCCGGAGGAGGAGGGGCTATCCTAG
- a CDS encoding HU family DNA-binding protein — protein MNKAELISAVAEKADINKSKAAAALDTIIASVSAALRAGDKVTLVGFGTFSVATRGPRTGRNPRDGAKIKIAAKKVAKFKPGKKLADDVNGKGGKKKK, from the coding sequence ATGAACAAGGCTGAACTGATCAGCGCCGTCGCCGAGAAGGCCGACATCAACAAGTCCAAGGCCGCCGCCGCCCTGGACACCATCATCGCCAGCGTCTCCGCCGCCCTGCGCGCCGGCGACAAGGTCACCCTGGTGGGCTTCGGCACCTTCTCCGTCGCCACCCGCGGCCCCCGCACCGGCCGCAACCCCCGCGACGGCGCGAAGATCAAGATCGCCGCCAAGAAGGTCGCCAAGTTCAAGCCCGGCAAGAAGCTTGCTGACGACGTGAACGGCAAGGGCGGCAAGAAGAAGAAGTAG
- a CDS encoding YihY/virulence factor BrkB family protein, with protein MDEALQGLLASLQARGAWIWRRWTRAWPPLGTAGDFILEVLRKYHHDDCLTYAASLSFFLTISLIPLATLFFKLLVLMLGSGAYSAQLQKAIGEMYPYLPQGFILDTIAHSRRIGSIGPSWVVLFIGAHWGVNQLDRSLAHIFGLRMRQHRQTRRFNWFRRLGVVFVGLLFLVILLAAGFEWGLRRRAPFSPILLYAFLPPVLALLLITLVLQHIPRRHIRFRHALLGAAVTTGLWWGAQRVFGYYLAHTPTWGILYGSLGSLMAALIFLYYSCAIFMLGAEITAAFYRHGGGESGQAPPSRWRRRRPGQRSSNSAG; from the coding sequence ATGGACGAGGCGCTCCAGGGCCTCCTCGCGTCCCTGCAGGCGCGGGGCGCCTGGATCTGGCGGCGGTGGACCCGGGCCTGGCCGCCCCTGGGCACCGCCGGGGACTTCATCCTGGAGGTGCTGCGCAAGTACCACCACGACGACTGTCTCACCTACGCGGCCAGCCTGAGCTTCTTCCTGACCATCTCCCTGATCCCGCTGGCCACGCTGTTCTTCAAGCTGCTGGTGCTCATGCTGGGGTCCGGGGCCTACAGCGCCCAGCTCCAGAAGGCCATCGGCGAGATGTACCCCTACCTGCCGCAGGGGTTCATCCTCGACACCATCGCCCACAGCCGCAGGATCGGGAGCATCGGCCCCAGCTGGGTGGTGCTCTTCATCGGCGCCCACTGGGGGGTGAACCAGCTCGACCGCAGCCTCGCGCACATCTTCGGGCTGCGCATGCGCCAGCACCGGCAGACCCGGCGCTTCAACTGGTTCCGGCGCCTGGGGGTGGTCTTCGTGGGCCTCCTGTTCCTGGTCATCCTGCTGGCCGCGGGGTTCGAGTGGGGCCTGCGCCGCCGGGCGCCGTTCTCCCCGATCCTCCTCTACGCCTTCCTGCCGCCGGTGCTGGCCCTGCTGCTGATCACCCTCGTGCTCCAGCACATCCCCCGGCGCCACATCCGGTTCCGGCACGCCCTCCTCGGGGCCGCGGTCACCACCGGCCTGTGGTGGGGGGCGCAGCGCGTCTTCGGCTACTACCTGGCCCACACCCCCACCTGGGGCATCCTCTACGGCTCCCTGGGGAGCCTGATGGCCGCCCTGATCTTCCTCTACTACAGCTGCGCCATCTTCATGCTGGGGGCCGAGATCACCGCCGCCTTCTACCGCCACGGCGGGGGGGAGTCGGGCCAGGCGCCGCCGTCCCGCTGGCGCCGCCGGCGTCCGGGTCAGAGGTCCTCGAACAGCGCCGGCTGA
- a CDS encoding FliM/FliN family flagellar motor switch protein codes for MAKRSDRLDTERVVTFEHVIADLMPFIDTRFKLEIQLGTATMTIRDLLDLDVGSLVELKKSAGEPMEVLCKGRPVMRGEVTVLEDSLGLRIVEIIDPQRKV; via the coding sequence ATGGCCAAGCGCAGTGACCGGCTCGACACCGAACGCGTCGTCACGTTCGAGCACGTGATCGCCGATCTCATGCCGTTCATCGACACGCGGTTCAAGCTGGAGATCCAGCTCGGCACGGCCACCATGACCATCCGCGACCTGCTGGACCTGGACGTGGGCTCCCTGGTGGAGCTCAAGAAGAGCGCCGGCGAGCCCATGGAGGTCCTCTGCAAGGGGCGCCCCGTGATGCGCGGCGAGGTGACGGTGCTGGAGGACTCGCTGGGCCTGCGCATCGTGGAGATCATCGATCCCCAGCGGAAAGTCTGA
- a CDS encoding bifunctional hydroxymethylpyrimidine kinase/phosphomethylpyrimidine kinase, with protein sequence MTASAAPAAPAALCLGGFDPSGGAGLLRDVMTLAALGVHPMAVSTGDTLQNGLGCEAILPPRDPMPALAALAPHLAGTWGVKLGLCALEPLALGAIADFLAERRPVAAIWDPVQAPTSGVGLHGPAGLRALAGALLGRGDWVVSPNRPEAAALSGLPATAEPGDLARPLLAAGASAVWIKGGHGEGAELEDVWVTRRGAEGLGRSPRLPGDRRGTGCTLASAWLAFRLQGEAPEAAARAAAAWLRSRWPEAIRPGGAGRPCFAPAGGRP encoded by the coding sequence GTGACCGCCTCCGCCGCTCCCGCCGCCCCCGCCGCGCTCTGCCTCGGCGGGTTCGATCCGTCCGGCGGCGCGGGCCTGCTGCGGGATGTCATGACCTTGGCGGCCCTGGGCGTGCACCCCATGGCGGTGAGCACGGGCGACACCCTCCAGAACGGCCTGGGCTGCGAGGCCATCCTGCCCCCCCGGGACCCCATGCCCGCCCTGGCGGCCCTGGCGCCGCACCTGGCCGGGACCTGGGGCGTCAAGCTGGGGCTCTGCGCCCTGGAGCCCTTGGCGCTGGGGGCCATCGCGGACTTCCTGGCGGAGCGCCGCCCCGTCGCGGCCATCTGGGATCCCGTCCAGGCGCCCACCTCGGGGGTCGGCCTCCACGGCCCCGCCGGCCTCCGGGCCCTGGCCGGCGCCCTCCTGGGGCGCGGCGACTGGGTCGTCTCCCCCAACCGGCCCGAGGCCGCGGCCCTGTCCGGCCTTCCCGCCACGGCGGAGCCCGGGGACCTCGCCCGGCCCCTGCTGGCCGCGGGGGCTTCCGCGGTGTGGATCAAGGGGGGCCACGGCGAGGGCGCCGAACTCGAGGACGTGTGGGTGACGCGCCGCGGGGCCGAGGGCCTCGGCCGCAGCCCCCGCCTGCCGGGGGACCGCAGGGGCACCGGCTGCACCCTCGCTTCCGCCTGGCTCGCCTTCCGGCTCCAGGGCGAGGCCCCGGAGGCCGCCGCCCGGGCCGCGGCCGCTTGGCTCCGCTCCCGCTGGCCCGAGGCCATCCGCCCGGGTGGCGCGGGCCGTCCCTGCTTCGCCCCCGCCGGAGGCCGGCCATGA
- the nadE gene encoding NAD(+) synthase, translating to MRIALLQLNSRLGDPEANGRALEAAYREAVGRGADLVLSAEMAVGGYLAEDRLWEQALRRAVVAESERLAAASGPVPLVFGTCTPSPSGRLWNELWWCESGAVRARARKRILPAYDVFDESRYFDADLELQPLVDYRGERVGLSVCEDLWASAELAPGPIRYPFDPIADLAGQGATLILNASASPGHLGSYLPPGRTAPWQAPSKLALRRRLLQGHAARHGVPIAYASRVGSESWLTFDGGSGLVQPDGTWQGDDFFEEGVVMTDSAVQGRPWPAEPREEAWLRRALTIGLRENMAKQGLEAAVVGLSGGIDSSVVAAVAAEALGPDRVLGIALPTRFTSAESLTLAREQADALGIPFLQLDAGQPFEGAARALGAAFPDRAFGLTDENFQSRCRGMLLMGATSEPGVHRLLGTPRVAVLNTGNKSEAATGYFTLYGDGIGAFGILGDCLKARVFALARELGPAIPRGILERKPTAELRPDQTDETSLMPYRQLDAVLGILLEARREEAQIREDLACALEGADLEQARNALPRVFALLRNSEFKRRQLPFCLKVSPWAFGRGRRIPLTAK from the coding sequence ATGCGCATCGCACTCCTCCAGCTCAACAGCCGCCTGGGCGATCCCGAGGCCAACGGCCGCGCCCTCGAGGCCGCGTACCGGGAGGCGGTGGGCCGGGGTGCCGACCTGGTCCTTTCCGCGGAAATGGCCGTGGGCGGCTACCTGGCCGAGGACCGGCTCTGGGAGCAGGCCCTCCGCCGGGCCGTCGTCGCCGAATCCGAGCGCCTCGCGGCCGCCTCGGGCCCGGTCCCGTTGGTCTTCGGGACCTGCACCCCCTCGCCTTCGGGGCGCCTGTGGAACGAGCTGTGGTGGTGCGAATCGGGGGCCGTCCGCGCCCGGGCCCGGAAGCGGATCCTCCCCGCCTACGACGTCTTCGACGAGAGCCGCTACTTCGACGCCGACCTGGAGCTCCAGCCCCTGGTGGACTACCGGGGGGAGCGGGTGGGCCTTTCCGTGTGCGAGGACCTCTGGGCCAGCGCGGAGCTGGCGCCCGGTCCCATCCGCTACCCCTTCGACCCCATCGCGGACTTGGCGGGGCAGGGGGCGACCCTCATCCTCAACGCCTCGGCGAGCCCCGGCCACCTCGGCAGTTACCTGCCCCCCGGCCGGACCGCGCCCTGGCAGGCCCCGTCCAAGCTGGCCCTCCGGCGGCGCCTCCTCCAGGGCCACGCGGCGCGGCACGGGGTGCCCATCGCCTACGCGAGCCGGGTGGGTTCCGAGAGCTGGCTGACCTTCGACGGGGGCTCCGGGCTGGTGCAGCCCGACGGCACCTGGCAGGGCGACGACTTCTTCGAGGAGGGCGTGGTCATGACCGACTCCGCCGTCCAGGGCCGTCCCTGGCCCGCCGAGCCCCGGGAGGAGGCCTGGCTGCGCCGGGCCCTGACCATCGGCCTCCGGGAGAACATGGCCAAGCAGGGCCTGGAGGCCGCCGTGGTGGGCCTGTCCGGGGGCATCGACAGCTCCGTGGTCGCGGCCGTGGCGGCGGAGGCCCTGGGCCCGGACCGGGTGCTGGGCATCGCCCTCCCCACCCGCTTCACCAGCGCCGAGAGCCTCACCCTGGCCCGGGAGCAGGCCGACGCCCTCGGGATCCCCTTCCTGCAGCTGGACGCGGGCCAGCCCTTCGAGGGCGCGGCGCGGGCCCTCGGGGCGGCCTTCCCCGACCGCGCCTTCGGCCTCACCGACGAGAACTTCCAGAGCCGGTGCCGGGGCATGCTGCTCATGGGCGCCACCTCCGAACCCGGCGTCCACCGGCTGCTGGGGACCCCCCGGGTGGCGGTGCTGAACACCGGCAACAAGAGCGAGGCCGCCACCGGCTACTTCACCCTCTACGGCGACGGCATCGGCGCCTTCGGCATCCTCGGCGACTGCCTCAAGGCCCGGGTCTTCGCCCTGGCCCGGGAGCTGGGGCCGGCCATCCCCCGGGGCATCCTGGAGCGCAAGCCCACCGCCGAGCTCCGCCCGGACCAGACCGACGAGACCAGCCTCATGCCCTACCGCCAGCTGGACGCCGTCCTCGGCATCCTCCTGGAGGCCCGCCGGGAGGAGGCCCAGATCCGCGAGGACCTGGCCTGCGCCCTGGAGGGCGCCGACCTGGAGCAGGCGCGGAACGCCCTGCCGCGGGTCTTCGCGCTCCTGCGCAACTCCGAGTTCAAGCGGCGCCAGCTGCCCTTCTGCCTGAAGGTGAGTCCCTGGGCCTTCGGCCGCGGCCGGCGGATCCCGCTGACCGCCAAGTGA
- a CDS encoding flagellar basal body-associated FliL family protein, whose product MKKLIIFGGIGLVVLLLLGGGAFFAFKTLGAKKAAPAAAEAGAATAEGKEEGKAAAKEDDDEDEAPAKGGEGEGASGPPVMTLNRLIVNLDGRKNAFLKCDIHILFRNHELGKLAASDKPSPENSVIRSLVLESISGKTVEAAMDLETRESIRNEIKEKLNEKFANKHSKEELEKAKKTGKPVKPPIKDVLIVDWAIQQ is encoded by the coding sequence ATGAAGAAGCTGATCATTTTCGGTGGCATCGGGCTCGTGGTGCTGCTCCTCCTGGGGGGCGGCGCCTTCTTCGCCTTCAAGACCCTGGGCGCCAAGAAGGCGGCCCCCGCCGCCGCCGAGGCCGGCGCCGCCACCGCCGAGGGCAAGGAGGAAGGCAAGGCCGCCGCCAAGGAGGACGACGACGAGGACGAGGCCCCGGCCAAGGGCGGCGAGGGCGAAGGGGCCTCGGGCCCCCCCGTGATGACCCTCAACCGGCTGATCGTGAACCTGGACGGGCGCAAGAACGCCTTCCTCAAGTGCGACATCCACATCCTCTTCCGCAACCACGAACTCGGGAAGCTGGCCGCCAGCGACAAGCCCTCCCCCGAGAACAGCGTCATCCGGTCCCTGGTCCTCGAGTCCATCTCCGGCAAGACGGTGGAGGCCGCCATGGACCTGGAGACCCGGGAGAGCATCCGCAACGAGATCAAGGAGAAGCTGAACGAGAAGTTCGCCAACAAGCACTCCAAGGAGGAGCTGGAGAAGGCGAAGAAGACCGGCAAGCCCGTCAAGCCTCCCATCAAGGACGTGCTGATCGTCGACTGGGCCATCCAGCAGTAG